In one Sphingomonas sanguinis genomic region, the following are encoded:
- a CDS encoding dipeptidase encodes MLIALLLAQAADPAITRRVESILARAPIVDGHNDLPWELRDSELPPESPSLATGTAALPHPLQTDLPRLKRGGIGGQFWSVWIPADVTGPHAVEMTLEQIDRVHRLVAAHPERLAMARTAEDIRRLSHGGRIASLIGVEGGHQIDGRLSVLRQYKALGVAYLTLTHGHSLAWADSSTDTPIANGLSPFGRAVVAEMNRIGMIVDVAHVSDATMAAVLDASKAPVIASHSDARALADAPRNIPDALLRRIGAGGGVVMVNCYPAFLSSDWRAWDVKRTAYARSVGVPANVYGPRSPAPLTAWDAANPPPRVTAAMVADHIEHIARVAGHGAVGFGGDYDGINGTGPEGMTGVDGYPLVLAELVRRGWSDADLMRLTSGNILRVMERVEAVAKSLSATAPGDSIDPLAR; translated from the coding sequence ATGCTGATCGCGCTCCTTCTCGCCCAGGCCGCCGATCCCGCGATCACGCGCCGGGTCGAGTCGATCCTGGCCCGTGCACCGATCGTCGATGGGCATAACGACCTGCCCTGGGAGCTGCGCGACTCGGAGCTTCCCCCCGAATCGCCTTCGCTCGCGACCGGCACCGCCGCCCTGCCCCATCCGCTGCAGACCGATCTTCCCCGACTGAAGCGTGGCGGGATCGGCGGACAATTCTGGTCGGTGTGGATTCCCGCCGACGTCACCGGCCCCCACGCGGTCGAGATGACGCTGGAGCAGATCGACCGCGTGCACCGCCTCGTCGCGGCGCATCCCGAGCGACTGGCGATGGCGCGGACCGCCGAGGATATCCGCCGCCTGTCGCACGGCGGCCGGATCGCCTCGCTGATCGGGGTCGAGGGCGGGCACCAGATCGACGGGCGGCTCTCGGTACTGCGCCAATATAAAGCGCTGGGCGTCGCCTATCTGACGCTCACCCATGGCCACAGCCTGGCCTGGGCCGATTCCTCGACCGATACCCCCATCGCGAACGGCCTCAGCCCCTTTGGTCGCGCGGTGGTGGCCGAGATGAACCGGATCGGCATGATCGTCGATGTCGCGCATGTCTCCGACGCGACGATGGCGGCGGTGCTGGACGCCAGCAAGGCACCGGTCATCGCCTCGCACTCCGACGCCCGCGCGCTGGCCGATGCGCCGCGCAACATTCCCGACGCGCTGCTCCGCCGCATCGGCGCTGGCGGCGGGGTGGTGATGGTGAACTGCTACCCAGCCTTCCTGTCGAGCGACTGGCGCGCCTGGGATGTGAAGCGCACCGCCTATGCCCGGTCGGTCGGCGTGCCCGCCAATGTCTATGGCCCTCGCAGCCCGGCGCCGCTTACTGCGTGGGACGCCGCCAATCCGCCGCCGCGCGTGACGGCGGCGATGGTCGCCGATCATATCGAGCATATCGCGCGCGTCGCCGGACATGGCGCGGTGGGCTTCGGTGGCGATTATGACGGGATCAACGGCACCGGGCCGGAAGGGATGACCGGCGTCGACGGCTATCCGCTGGTGCTGGCCGAACTGGTGCGGCGCGGCTGGAGCGATGCCGACTTGATGCGCCTGACCAGCGGCAACATCCTGCGCGTGATGGAGCGGGTCGAGGCGGTGGCGAAAAGCCTCAGTGCGACAGCACCGGGCGATTCGATCGATCCGCTGGCGCGCTAG
- a CDS encoding acylphosphatase, producing the protein MIGRHLHITGRVQGVGYRYWFLGRAELLGLTGWVRNRADGSVEAVIQGPDASVAQMIADATDGPPAARVDLVLPHDHGIDPSLTRFEQRPTC; encoded by the coding sequence ATGATCGGCCGCCATCTTCATATCACCGGGCGCGTGCAGGGCGTCGGCTATCGCTACTGGTTCCTCGGCCGCGCCGAACTTCTGGGACTGACCGGCTGGGTGCGCAATCGCGCGGACGGCTCGGTCGAGGCGGTGATCCAAGGCCCTGACGCATCCGTTGCGCAGATGATCGCTGACGCCACAGACGGCCCGCCCGCCGCCCGGGTCGACTTGGTCCTGCCCCACGACCATGGAATCGACCCCAGCCTCACCCGCTTCGAGCAGCGACCGACATGCTGA
- a CDS encoding glycosyl transferase family protein, whose product MGGIIEAVDVIARELLLFAGAGLLIGGLDDLLVDLLYLARRAGAGRKGRMHLHHLSAPVTTGRMIVFIPAWDEAEVIGAMLSTALARFRHDDYRLYVGLYPNDPASIAAAADVAETDARVRLVVGGRAGPTTKADCLNTLWHALARDRAAEGFSVKAIVLHDSEDVVHPAELSVFDSLIEGRAVVQLPVLPLVVPGSRLVSGHYADEFAESHRKQLIVRTWIGAGMPLAGTGCAIAPAMLAEIAARRGGDPFDATSLTEDYELGLRIAELGGEGLFARVTDETGGVVAVRAFFPADLVAAVRQKARWMTGIALIGWDRTGWGKPLALGDHWWRLRDRRGPLAMLVLAAAYLGLFADAAAIALHEIEATPLPALDPGLGWLFAVNTLLLGWRLSVRMVFTGRTYGTRESLWSLPRFVVGNFVALAAAPRAMMRYLLILRGRPVVWDKTRHVFPDVSAQP is encoded by the coding sequence ATGGGCGGAATCATCGAAGCGGTGGATGTCATCGCGCGCGAGCTGTTGCTGTTCGCGGGCGCAGGACTGCTGATCGGCGGACTGGACGACCTGCTGGTCGACCTTCTCTATCTGGCGCGGCGGGCAGGGGCGGGTCGCAAGGGCCGGATGCACCTTCATCATCTGTCCGCACCGGTCACGACGGGGCGGATGATCGTCTTCATCCCCGCCTGGGACGAGGCCGAGGTGATCGGCGCAATGTTGTCGACCGCGCTGGCGCGGTTCCGGCATGACGATTATCGCCTCTATGTCGGGCTTTACCCCAATGATCCGGCGAGCATCGCGGCGGCGGCCGATGTCGCCGAGACGGACGCGCGCGTGCGGCTGGTCGTCGGTGGCCGGGCGGGACCGACGACCAAGGCGGATTGCCTCAACACTCTATGGCACGCGCTGGCCCGCGACCGGGCGGCGGAAGGCTTTTCGGTCAAGGCGATCGTCCTGCACGATTCGGAGGATGTCGTGCATCCCGCCGAGCTGAGCGTCTTCGACTCGCTGATCGAGGGACGTGCGGTGGTGCAGCTGCCGGTCCTGCCGCTGGTAGTGCCGGGATCGCGGCTGGTGTCGGGGCATTATGCGGACGAGTTCGCGGAGAGCCATCGCAAGCAGCTGATCGTGCGGACCTGGATCGGCGCGGGTATGCCGCTGGCGGGCACAGGATGCGCGATCGCGCCCGCCATGCTGGCCGAGATCGCCGCGCGACGTGGCGGCGATCCGTTCGATGCGACCAGCCTGACCGAGGATTATGAGCTGGGCCTGCGCATCGCCGAGCTGGGCGGCGAAGGGCTGTTCGCGCGGGTGACGGACGAAACGGGTGGAGTCGTCGCGGTACGCGCCTTCTTCCCCGCCGATCTGGTCGCGGCGGTTCGGCAGAAGGCGCGGTGGATGACGGGGATCGCGCTGATCGGCTGGGATCGTACCGGCTGGGGAAAGCCGCTGGCGCTGGGCGACCATTGGTGGCGGCTGCGCGACCGCCGCGGCCCGCTCGCCATGCTGGTGCTGGCGGCGGCCTATCTGGGGCTGTTTGCCGATGCGGCGGCGATCGCGCTGCATGAGATCGAAGCAACACCGCTGCCCGCGCTCGATCCGGGACTGGGCTGGCTCTTCGCCGTCAATACGCTGTTGCTGGGATGGCGGTTGAGCGTGCGGATGGTCTTTACCGGGCGGACATACGGTACGCGCGAATCCCTGTGGTCGCTGCCGCGCTTCGTCGTCGGCAATTTCGTGGCGCTGGCGGCGGCACCACGCGCGATGATGCGCTATCTGCTGATCCTGCGCGGTCGCCCGGTGGTGTGGGACAAGACGCGGCATGTCTTCCCGGATGTCTCGGCCCAGCCGTGA
- a CDS encoding MFS transporter, translating to MARTFPPGIVHTALAVGGFAIGTTEFAAMSLEPDLARGLGIDAPTAGHVISAYALGVVVGAPLLAVLSAKLARRTLLIALMLMFALGNGLSAMAPDYHWMLVFRFLSGLPHGAYFGIAALVAASLVPESRRTVAVGRIMLGLTVATVIGVPLAQMLGQWLNWRWVFGVVAALALLTATLVAIAAPHDRPDEGASIRRELDALSKGQVWLTLAIGAIGFGGMFAVYTYLAATLNEVTGASTVIIPLVLAVFGLGMTIGNIVVPRFADRALMPTAGGLLLWSAAMLALYPLAAGSLWTILPIVFAIGLGGALGTVLQTRLMDVAGEGQGLAAALNHSAFNTANAIGPWAGGLAIANGLGWTSTGYVGCGLALGGFVIWLIAMRFGGTSAPADRSNRPVLSH from the coding sequence ATGGCCCGGACATTTCCCCCCGGCATCGTCCACACCGCGCTGGCGGTGGGCGGTTTTGCGATCGGCACGACCGAGTTCGCCGCGATGAGCCTGGAGCCCGATCTCGCGCGCGGGCTGGGCATCGATGCACCGACCGCAGGGCATGTCATCAGTGCTTATGCGCTGGGCGTGGTGGTGGGTGCGCCGTTGCTCGCGGTCCTGTCGGCCAAGCTGGCGCGGCGGACGCTGCTGATCGCGCTCATGCTGATGTTTGCGCTGGGCAATGGCCTGTCGGCGATGGCGCCGGATTATCATTGGATGCTGGTCTTCCGCTTCCTCAGCGGGCTGCCGCACGGTGCCTATTTCGGGATTGCGGCGCTGGTCGCAGCCTCGCTTGTCCCCGAGTCGCGGCGGACGGTGGCGGTCGGGCGAATCATGCTCGGCCTGACGGTCGCGACCGTGATCGGCGTGCCGCTGGCGCAGATGCTGGGGCAGTGGCTCAACTGGCGCTGGGTGTTCGGCGTCGTCGCGGCACTCGCGCTGTTGACCGCGACTTTGGTCGCCATCGCCGCACCGCATGACCGGCCCGACGAGGGCGCGAGCATCCGTCGCGAACTCGACGCGCTGAGCAAGGGGCAGGTTTGGCTGACGCTCGCCATCGGCGCGATCGGCTTTGGCGGCATGTTTGCGGTCTATACCTATCTGGCGGCGACGCTGAACGAAGTGACGGGAGCGTCGACCGTGATCATCCCGCTGGTGCTGGCGGTGTTCGGGCTGGGCATGACGATCGGCAATATCGTCGTGCCGCGCTTTGCCGACCGCGCGCTGATGCCGACCGCCGGGGGCTTGCTGCTCTGGTCGGCGGCGATGCTGGCGCTCTATCCGCTGGCGGCGGGCAGCCTGTGGACGATCCTGCCCATCGTCTTTGCGATCGGGTTGGGTGGGGCGCTGGGCACGGTGCTCCAGACCCGGCTGATGGACGTGGCGGGCGAGGGGCAGGGGCTGGCCGCCGCGCTCAACCATTCGGCGTTCAATACCGCCAATGCGATCGGCCCCTGGGCGGGCGGCCTAGCCATCGCCAACGGGTTGGGATGGACCTCGACCGGCTATGTCGGGTGCGGGCTGGCGCTGGGCGGGTTCGTGATCTGGCTGATCGCGATGCGCTTCGGTGGGACTAGCGCGCCAGCGGATCGATCGAATCGCCCGGTGCTGTCGCACTGA
- a CDS encoding sulfite exporter TauE/SafE family protein — protein MDLYLPIANLSVNALVIIALGAGVGLLSGMFGVGGGFLTTPLLIVYGIPPTVAAASAASQVTGASVSGVSAHWRRGGVDVKMGGVLVAGGVVGSFAGAWIFRLLQASGQIDTVIAIVYVLMLGWIGSVMAREAASAILAQRRGRPQKAARRRHHPLVAALPFRTRFYASGLYISPLAPLMLGFFTGILTILLGVGGGFILVPAMIYILGMATNVVLGTSLFQTLFVTAAATMVHATTTKAVDIVLAGLLLIGSVTGAQVGAKLATNAKPEYLRLALAVIVLLVGLRILLGLVWRPEEIFTVQPL, from the coding sequence GTGGACCTGTATCTTCCGATCGCCAACCTGTCGGTCAATGCGCTCGTCATCATCGCGCTGGGGGCGGGTGTGGGCCTGTTGTCGGGGATGTTCGGGGTCGGCGGCGGGTTCCTGACCACGCCGCTGCTGATCGTCTATGGCATCCCGCCGACCGTCGCCGCCGCCTCCGCCGCCAGCCAGGTGACGGGGGCCAGCGTCTCGGGCGTGTCCGCGCATTGGCGGCGCGGCGGGGTCGATGTGAAGATGGGCGGCGTGCTGGTCGCGGGCGGCGTGGTCGGATCGTTCGCGGGCGCGTGGATCTTCCGCCTGCTCCAAGCGAGCGGGCAGATCGATACGGTCATCGCCATCGTCTATGTGCTGATGCTGGGGTGGATCGGATCGGTCATGGCGCGCGAGGCGGCGAGCGCGATCCTGGCGCAGCGGCGCGGGCGTCCGCAGAAAGCGGCACGGCGGCGGCATCATCCGCTGGTCGCGGCACTGCCCTTCCGCACCCGCTTCTATGCCTCGGGCCTGTACATCTCGCCGCTCGCCCCGCTGATGCTGGGCTTTTTCACCGGCATCCTGACCATCCTGCTGGGCGTCGGCGGCGGGTTCATCCTGGTCCCGGCGATGATCTATATCCTAGGCATGGCGACCAATGTCGTGCTCGGCACCTCGCTGTTCCAGACGCTGTTCGTCACCGCCGCCGCGACCATGGTCCATGCGACGACGACCAAGGCGGTCGATATCGTGCTCGCTGGCCTCCTCCTGATCGGGTCGGTGACGGGGGCGCAGGTCGGCGCGAAGCTCGCCACCAATGCCAAGCCCGAATATCTGCGGCTGGCACTCGCCGTCATCGTACTGTTGGTCGGCCTTCGCATCCTGCTGGGCCTGGTATGGCGGCCCGAGGAAATCTTCACGGTCCAGCCCCTGTGA
- a CDS encoding electron transfer flavoprotein subunit alpha/FixB family protein: MKTLVWVEHDGGSVKDATLATVTAAAKLGEVHLIVAGQGVDGVAQAAARIAGVGKVHVADDAAYANALAENVAPLIAQLMGHHDAFLAPSTTTGKNIAPRVAALIDVMQISDILSVEGPDSFTRPIYAGNAIATVKTSDTKLILTVRTTAFEKAAAEGGAGEIEAVASTGDAAKSRFVGAEKAENTRPELTSAKIIVSGGRALGSEEQFHALIDPLADKLGAAVGASRAAVDAGYAPNDYQVGQTGKIVAPEVYVAVGISGAIQHLAGMKDSKVIVAINKDEDAPIFQVADIGLVGDLFTVVPELTEKV; the protein is encoded by the coding sequence GTGAAGACGCTGGTTTGGGTCGAGCATGACGGCGGGTCCGTCAAGGATGCCACGCTGGCGACCGTCACGGCGGCCGCTAAGCTGGGCGAGGTGCACCTGATCGTCGCAGGGCAGGGCGTGGACGGCGTCGCGCAGGCCGCCGCCAGGATCGCCGGCGTGGGCAAGGTCCACGTCGCCGACGACGCGGCCTACGCCAATGCGCTCGCCGAGAATGTCGCGCCGCTGATCGCCCAGCTGATGGGCCATCACGACGCCTTCCTCGCGCCCTCGACGACGACCGGCAAGAACATCGCGCCGCGTGTCGCCGCGCTGATCGACGTGATGCAGATCAGCGACATATTGTCGGTCGAAGGGCCGGACAGCTTCACCCGGCCCATCTATGCGGGCAACGCCATCGCGACGGTGAAGACCAGCGACACCAAGCTGATCCTGACCGTCCGCACCACCGCTTTCGAGAAGGCGGCGGCCGAAGGCGGCGCGGGCGAGATCGAGGCGGTCGCCTCCACCGGCGATGCCGCCAAGTCCCGCTTCGTCGGCGCGGAAAAGGCCGAGAATACCCGGCCCGAGCTGACCAGCGCCAAGATCATCGTCTCGGGCGGTCGCGCGCTGGGGTCGGAAGAGCAGTTCCATGCGCTGATCGATCCGCTCGCCGACAAGCTGGGGGCGGCCGTCGGCGCGTCCCGAGCGGCGGTCGATGCGGGTTACGCCCCCAACGACTATCAGGTCGGGCAGACCGGCAAGATCGTGGCGCCGGAAGTCTATGTCGCGGTCGGCATCTCGGGCGCGATCCAGCATCTGGCGGGCATGAAGGACTCCAAGGTCATCGTCGCGATCAACAAGGACGAGGATGCGCCGATCTTCCAGGTGGCGGACATCGGTCTGGTCGGCGACCTGTTTACCGTCGTGCCGGAGCTGACTGAGAAGGTCTGA